The Daphnia pulex isolate KAP4 chromosome 7, ASM2113471v1 genome includes the window ACAACAATTACTTCAAGCCAATCCAATTCTGGAAGCTTTTGGTAACGCCAAAACTGTCAAGAACGACAATTCATCTCGTTTCGTAagtcctttatttttttttgacagaCGTTGAGTGATCTTTTGGGacgaattcaatttcatttctattcgCGTTGCAGGGCAAATTTATCCGGATTAATTTTGATGCCTCCGGCTACATTGCTGGTGCCAATATCGAGACTTACCTTTTGGAGAAATCCCGTTCCATTCGTCAAGCCAAAGATGAACGCGCCTTCCACATTTTCTATCAGCTCCTGGCCGGCGCCAATGCCGAGCAGCGAAGTATGAACAAATCATTGCCAATTAACCGCCcgaatgatttcaatttctttttcaatttttcaacagaGGAATTCATTTTGGAGGACCCGAAAACTTATTGCTTCCTGTCCAGTGGCAACCTCCCAGTGCCTGGAATCGACGACTCGGCCGAATTCCAGCAGACTTGCAAATCCATGGCCATCATGGGCCTCAGCCCCGAGGATCTGTCTCCGCTCTTCCGCATCGTCTCGGCCACCCTCCTCTTCGGCAACATGAAGTTCAAACAGGAGCGCAATTCCGACCAGGCCACTTTGCCCGACAACACGGTCGCCCAGAAGATCGCCCACCTGCTGGGCATGAACGTGACTGAGATGACGAAGGCTTTCCTCAAGCCGCGCATCAAAGTCGGCCGCGACTACGTTACCAAAGCTCAAACCAAGGAGCAAGTGGAATTCGCCGTTGAGGCCATCTCCAAGGCCTGCTACGAGCGCATGTTCCGCTGGCTGGTGACCCGCATCAACCGCTCGCTGGACAGGACCAAGCGTCAGGGCGCCTCGTTCATCGGCATCCTCGACATGGCCGGTTTCGAGATCTTCGAGCTCAACTCGTTCGAGCAGCTGTGCATCAACTACACCAACGAGAAGCTCCAGCAGCTCTTCAACCACACCATGTTCATCCTGGAGCAGGAGGAGTACCAGCGCGAAGGCATCGAGTGGAAGTTTATCGATTTCGGGCTGGACTTGCAGCCGACCATCGACTTGATCGAGAAGCCCATGGGCATCATGGCCCTGCTGGACGAGGAGTGCTGGTTCCCCAAGGCGACGGACAAGAGCTTCGTCGAGAAACTGCTCAACTCGCACGTCAGCCACCCCAAGTTTATGAAGACGGACTTCCGTGGCGTCGCCGATTTCGCCGTCATCCACTACGCCGGAAAGGTGGACTACTCGGCCGAGAAGTGGCTCATGAAGAACATGGACCCGCTCAACGAGAACATCGTCGAGCTGCTCCAGCAGTCGCAGTACCCGTTCATCGTCCAGATCTGGAAGGACGCCGAGATTGTCGGCATGGCCCAGCAGGCCATGACGGACACGACTTTCGGCTCCAGGACCCGCAAGGGCATGTTCCGCACCGTCTCTCAGCTCTACAAGGAGCAGCTGACGAAACTGATGGCCACTCTGAGGAACACGAACCCCAACTTTGTCCGTTGCATCATTCCCAATCACGAGAAGAGGGCCGGCAAGATCGAGGCCACTCTGGTGCTGGACCAGCTCCGCTGCAACGGTGTCCTCGAGGGCATCCGCATCTGTCGCCAGGGATTCCCCAACCGCATCCCGTTCCAGGAGTTCCGTCAGCGCTACGAGCTCCTGACTCCCAACGTCATCCCCAAGGGATTCATGGACGGCAAAAAGGCCTGCGAGAAGATGATCCTCTCGCTCGAGCTGGACCCCAACCTCTACCGCATTGGTCAGTCCAAGATCTTCTTCCGCGCCGGAGTGCTGGCCCATCTGGAAGAGGAGCGTGACTTTAAGATCACGGATTTGATCGTCAACTTCCAGGCCTACTGCCGTGGCAGCCTGGCCCGTCGCAACTTCCAGAAGCGCGTCCAGCAATTGAACGCCATCCGCATCATCCAGCGCAACTGCGCCGCCTACCTCAAGCTGCGCAACTGGCAGTGGTGGCGTCTCTACACCAAGGTGAAGCCGCTCCTGCAGGTGACTAAACAGGAGGAGAAGCTGACGCAGAAGGAGGACGAGCTGAGGCAGGTGCGCGACAAGCTGGACGGCCAGATCAAGACGGCCCAGGAGATGGAGCGCCGCTACCAGCAGATCATTGAGGAGAAGAACATTTTGGCCGAGCAGCTGCAGGCCGAAACGGAATTGTGCGCCGAAGCCGAGGAGATGCGCGCCCGTCTGGCCGCCCGCAAACAGGAGCTGGAGGACATCCTCCACGACATGGAGGCCCGCatcgaggaggaggaggagcgcTGCCACAAgctgatggaagaaaagaagaaggtccAACTGACGGTCCAGGATCTGGAGGAGCAgctggaagaggaggaagctGCCCGTCAGAAATTGCAGGTCGACAAGATCCACGTTGAAGCCCGCCAAAAGAAATTGGAGGAAGACTTGGCCGTCGCCGAGGATTTCCAGCAAAAGTTcatgaaggagaagaagctgTTTGAGGAGCGGACGGCTGACCTGTCGCAGGCCCTGgccgaggaggaagaaaaggcCAAACATTTGGGCAAACTCAAGGCCAAACACGAGACGACCATCGGCGACCTCGAGGAGCGACTCATCAAGGAGCAGCAGGCCCGCCAGGAGTTTGAGCGATCCAAGCGCAAGCTGGACACTGAACTGACGGACATTCGCGACCAGCTCACTGAAAAGAAGACGTACATCGAAGAGATCCAGATCCAGCTGTCTCGCCGCGAGGAGGAGCTCACCCACGCCATGATGAAGGTGGACGAGGAGGCGGCCAACCGGGCCGTGGCCCAGAAAGCCCTGCGCGAACTGGAGGCTCAGCTGGGCGAGTTGGGCGAAGATTTGGAGGCGGAAAAGGTTGCCCGCGCCAAGGCCGAGAAGCAGAAGCGCGACTTGAACGAGGAGCTGGAAGCTTTGAAGAACGAGCTCCTGGACTCCCTGGACACGACGGCCGCCCAGCAGGAATTGCGCACCAAGCGCGAGCAGGAACTGGCGGCCCTGAAGAAGGCCCTGGAAGACGACACGGCCTCGCACGAGCTCCAGGCCCAGGAGATGCGCCACAAGCACAGCGAGGAAACGTCCAAGATCCACGAGCAGCTGGACACGGTCAAGAAGAGCAAAATGGCGCTGGAGAAGGCCAAGGCCACCCTGGAAGCCGAAAACGCCGACATGGCCAACGAGATCAAGACCCTGACGGCTAGCAAGACGGACGGCGAGCGCCGCCGCAAGCAACTGGAGTCGCAGTTCTCTGAGCTGCAGGCCCGTCTGGCCGAGGCGGAGCGCGGGCGCGGCGAAGGATCGGAGCGCCTCGTCCGTCTGCAGACGGAGATCGAGACCATCACCGTCCAGCTGGTGGACGCCGAGTCCAAGTTGACGATCGCCATCAAGTCGCAGACGACGATCGAGCAGCAGCTGATCGAAGTCCAGGCACTTTTGGAGGAGGAGACCCGCCAGAAATTGGCGCTGAGTTCCAGATTGCGCCAGGCCGACTCTGAACGCGAGTCGCTGCAGAACCAACTCGAGGACGAAGAGGAGTCCAAGCGCCAATTGGAGAAGCAGATTTCCAGCCTCAACATTCAACTGATTGaggtgaagaagaaggcggAAGAGGAAGGCGAAGCTGCCTTCCAACTAGACGAGCTCAAGAAGAAATCCATCAAGGACATTGACGCCCTGCAGAGGCACATTGAAGAGTTGCAGGCTAACCTGGACAAGCTGGACAAGTCCCGCAAGAAGCTCGGGGTAAGTTTTCATCCATCCAGCACAGCCATTACGAGCACAGGtgaattgtaattttatttttttcaaatgaaaacaacagTCGGAATTGGAAGACACGACGGTGGAGTTGGAATCGCAGCGGACCAAGGTGCTGGATTTGGAGAAGAAACAGCGCAACTTCGACAAGGTGCTCATGGAGGAGAAGACCATCTCGGAGCGTTACGCCATCGAACGCGACAACGCCGAGCGTGACGCCCGTGAGAAAGAGACCAAGGTGAATtccgtcattttaaatttcgcgctcaaaaatatttgaattgccGTTACTcatgaatcaaaatttctgtCAGGTCCTTTCACTCAACCGCGAACTGGAGGAAGCCCTGGCCAAGATCGACGAGCTGGAGAGGATCCGCCGCCAGTTGCAGGGCGAGCTGGACGACCTTGCCAACACGCAGGGAACGGCCGACAAGAACGTGCACG containing:
- the LOC124197357 gene encoding myosin heavy chain, non-muscle-like, which codes for MADADSRLDRNDPDFKYLVVDRNAFNDPTTQAEWTQKRLVWIPHDNFGFVSASIKGERGDEVEVEIMETGKRCHVPKDDLQKMNPPKFDKVEDMAELTCLNEASVLHNIKERYYSGLIYTYSGLFCVVVNPYKRLPIYTEKIIDLYKGKKRHEVPPHVFAITDSAYRSMLQDREDQSILCTGESGAGKTENTKKVIQYLAYVAASKPKTTATAHKDVTEAFNIGELEQQLLQANPILEAFGNAKTVKNDNSSRFGKFIRINFDASGYIAGANIETYLLEKSRSIRQAKDERAFHIFYQLLAGANAEQRKEFILEDPKTYCFLSSGNLPVPGIDDSAEFQQTCKSMAIMGLSPEDLSPLFRIVSATLLFGNMKFKQERNSDQATLPDNTVAQKIAHLLGMNVTEMTKAFLKPRIKVGRDYVTKAQTKEQVEFAVEAISKACYERMFRWLVTRINRSLDRTKRQGASFIGILDMAGFEIFELNSFEQLCINYTNEKLQQLFNHTMFILEQEEYQREGIEWKFIDFGLDLQPTIDLIEKPMGIMALLDEECWFPKATDKSFVEKLLNSHVSHPKFMKTDFRGVADFAVIHYAGKVDYSAEKWLMKNMDPLNENIVELLQQSQYPFIVQIWKDAEIVGMAQQAMTDTTFGSRTRKGMFRTVSQLYKEQLTKLMATLRNTNPNFVRCIIPNHEKRAGKIEATLVLDQLRCNGVLEGIRICRQGFPNRIPFQEFRQRYELLTPNVIPKGFMDGKKACEKMILSLELDPNLYRIGQSKIFFRAGVLAHLEEERDFKITDLIVNFQAYCRGSLARRNFQKRVQQLNAIRIIQRNCAAYLKLRNWQWWRLYTKVKPLLQVTKQEEKLTQKEDELRQVRDKLDGQIKTAQEMERRYQQIIEEKNILAEQLQAETELCAEAEEMRARLAARKQELEDILHDMEARIEEEEERCHKLMEEKKKVQLTVQDLEEQLEEEEAARQKLQVDKIHVEARQKKLEEDLAVAEDFQQKFMKEKKLFEERTADLSQALAEEEEKAKHLGKLKAKHETTIGDLEERLIKEQQARQEFERSKRKLDTELTDIRDQLTEKKTYIEEIQIQLSRREEELTHAMMKVDEEAANRAVAQKALRELEAQLGELGEDLEAEKVARAKAEKQKRDLNEELEALKNELLDSLDTTAAQQELRTKREQELAALKKALEDDTASHELQAQEMRHKHSEETSKIHEQLDTVKKSKMALEKAKATLEAENADMANEIKTLTASKTDGERRRKQLESQFSELQARLAEAERGRGEGSERLVRLQTEIETITVQLVDAESKLTIAIKSQTTIEQQLIEVQALLEEETRQKLALSSRLRQADSERESLQNQLEDEEESKRQLEKQISSLNIQLIEVKKKAEEEGEAAFQLDELKKKSIKDIDALQRHIEELQANLDKLDKSRKKLGSELEDTTVELESQRTKVLDLEKKQRNFDKVLMEEKTISERYAIERDNAERDAREKETKVLSLNRELEEALAKIDELERIRRQLQGELDDLANTQGTADKNVHELERAKRALESQLAEQKTQIEELEDELQLTEDAKLRLEVNMQALKAQFERDLQAREEQSEEKRRTLVKQLRDLEAELEDERKQRAVAVAARKKMEGDMRDLEAHLEMANKLKEDALKQLKKLQVQVKEFQRDAEEARAGRDELVTQLKDGEKKIKSLEAELLQMHEELAAAERARRTAEGDRDELQEELATINSRGTLMADEKRRLEARIQSLEEELEEEQSNGEVLLDRNRKAQLSFEQLTTELTSERSVSHKIENQRALLEKQNKELKSKLTELETSTRTRTKATITALEAKVANLEEQLENEAKERMLQSKNNRKLEKRLKELLLQLEDERRHADQYKEQVEKSTSRVKALKRQLDEAEEEVSREKAQRRKAQRDFEDALESQESISRELTTLKSKMRRGPSVASSSSVLVTTIRTTKRGSVSQEGITTNESYMIGDAESTLETDGEDSTKQ